In Candidatus Hydrogenedentota bacterium, the following are encoded in one genomic region:
- a CDS encoding GH32 C-terminal domain-containing protein, producing MWEIPVGLHVLVAALALAGLAGALGGDAAEAAEQDETPLVDKTLVVWVAPADLSQRGGTALTIDNLDGSFDGIIFGEISPKRWMAGSNFYLRTQREQGTYPEETADANTLVQMAIVYRGKEITILRNGEPYAQYTMPDQPQAFGPNTAVMFGKRHLDARDTAHFAGSIEDARIYNRPLDAAALASLEPDVASGPEPWAWWTFENGQLADRTGRYPEVFLTGGAALLRGRLVLDGMTGTMLAAKDRGPIDAFSVMANAPYVEDRVSAARQLRLQLLADPHRATYHFVAPEGICMPFDPNGALFWKGRYHLFYIYQDAGQHYWGHASSADLLHWRHHPPALGPGAGDEGIFSGGAFIDKDGRAIITYWGLGGGKRGICIATSNDELLEHWTKLPENPVIAESDWGYAIHNEGTPQEVICGAADPSAVWLKDGRYYLMTGNLLVLNKFGKERQRPEFLGDTTFLFASDDLLTWQYLHPFYTSKREWTRADEDNMCPDFFPLGARHMLLFISHNLGCQYYLGQYRDDRFYPETHGRMTWVDNAFFAPESVQDAQGRRIMWAWIFDQRDQDVRNASGWSGTMSLPRVLWLGDDKTLRMKPAEELERLRLNPRRQTGVQVAADTEVPLEGIQGGCLELALEIVPGGATQFGVKVRRSPGGEEQTLVYYDAADQALKIDTTHASLGQGPKVVEAGPLAMKPDEPVKLRVFLDKSVVETFANDRQGVMRRIYPTREDSVGVALFATGGPATFTTITAWDMMPANPY from the coding sequence ATGTGGGAAATACCGGTCGGATTGCACGTACTGGTTGCGGCTCTGGCACTGGCGGGGCTTGCCGGGGCCTTGGGCGGCGACGCCGCCGAGGCCGCTGAACAGGACGAAACGCCTCTTGTCGACAAGACCCTCGTCGTGTGGGTTGCTCCGGCAGACCTCTCCCAGCGAGGCGGCACAGCCCTGACCATCGACAACCTCGACGGGAGTTTCGACGGCATCATCTTTGGCGAAATCTCCCCCAAACGCTGGATGGCCGGCAGCAATTTCTATTTGCGCACCCAGCGCGAACAGGGAACATACCCCGAGGAAACCGCCGATGCCAATACTCTCGTGCAGATGGCCATCGTATACCGCGGCAAGGAAATCACGATCCTCCGCAACGGCGAGCCCTACGCGCAATACACCATGCCGGACCAGCCGCAGGCGTTCGGCCCCAACACCGCCGTGATGTTCGGCAAGCGCCATCTTGACGCCAGAGACACGGCTCATTTCGCGGGAAGCATCGAGGACGCGCGGATCTACAACCGGCCGCTCGATGCCGCCGCGCTCGCCTCCCTCGAACCTGACGTCGCCTCCGGACCCGAACCCTGGGCGTGGTGGACGTTTGAAAACGGGCAGCTCGCCGACCGGACGGGCAGGTATCCCGAAGTCTTCCTGACGGGAGGCGCCGCGCTGCTCAGAGGCCGGCTCGTGCTCGATGGCATGACGGGCACCATGCTCGCCGCCAAAGATCGTGGTCCGATCGACGCGTTCAGCGTCATGGCCAACGCCCCGTATGTCGAAGACCGCGTGAGCGCCGCGCGGCAGTTGCGCCTCCAGCTCCTCGCCGACCCCCACCGCGCGACATACCACTTTGTCGCGCCGGAAGGCATATGCATGCCCTTCGACCCCAACGGCGCGTTGTTCTGGAAAGGCCGCTACCATCTCTTCTACATCTACCAGGACGCGGGCCAGCATTACTGGGGGCATGCGTCGTCGGCCGACCTCCTGCACTGGCGTCATCATCCGCCCGCCCTGGGTCCCGGCGCCGGCGACGAAGGCATCTTCAGCGGCGGCGCGTTCATCGACAAGGACGGCAGGGCGATCATCACGTACTGGGGGCTTGGCGGAGGCAAACGCGGTATCTGCATCGCCACCAGCAACGACGAACTCCTCGAACACTGGACCAAACTCCCCGAGAATCCGGTCATCGCGGAATCGGACTGGGGATACGCTATCCACAACGAGGGCACGCCCCAGGAAGTGATCTGCGGCGCGGCAGACCCCTCGGCGGTCTGGCTCAAAGACGGCCGCTATTACCTCATGACCGGGAATCTGCTGGTCCTCAACAAATTCGGCAAAGAACGGCAGCGCCCGGAATTCCTGGGCGATACCACCTTCCTGTTCGCCTCGGATGACCTGCTCACATGGCAATACCTGCACCCGTTCTATACCTCGAAACGCGAATGGACCCGAGCCGACGAAGACAACATGTGCCCCGACTTCTTCCCCCTGGGCGCTCGCCACATGCTCTTGTTCATCAGCCACAATCTCGGATGCCAGTATTACCTCGGCCAGTATCGCGACGACCGGTTCTATCCCGAAACCCACGGGCGCATGACCTGGGTCGACAACGCATTCTTCGCGCCCGAAAGCGTTCAGGACGCCCAAGGCCGCCGCATCATGTGGGCCTGGATCTTCGACCAGCGCGACCAGGACGTACGGAATGCCAGCGGCTGGTCCGGTACCATGAGTCTTCCCCGCGTGCTGTGGCTGGGTGATGACAAAACCCTGCGCATGAAGCCCGCTGAAGAACTTGAGCGGCTGCGCCTCAATCCGCGCCGGCAGACCGGCGTACAGGTCGCCGCGGACACCGAAGTGCCGCTCGAGGGCATCCAGGGCGGCTGTCTCGAACTCGCGCTTGAAATTGTACCCGGCGGCGCGACCCAGTTCGGCGTAAAGGTGCGCCGTTCACCCGGCGGCGAAGAACAGACCCTCGTGTATTACGACGCCGCCGACCAGGCCCTCAAAATCGACACCACGCACGCCAGCCTTGGCCAAGGACCCAAAGTGGTCGAAGCCGGCCCGCTTGCGATGAAACCGGACGAACCCGTCAAGCTGCGGGTGTTCCTCGACAAGTCCGTGGTGGAAACCTTCGCCAACGACCGTCAGGGAGTCATGCGGCGCATCTACCCCACCCGTGAAGACAGCGTCGGCGTGGCGCTCTTCGCAACCGGCGGACCCGCGACATTCACTACCATCACCGCCTGGGACATGATGCCCGCGAATCCCTACTGA
- a CDS encoding substrate-binding domain-containing protein has protein sequence MKKTGLAAHLALAAVLVASAASCGPKQQEAQGPAPKEVKGKIGVTCMDLTNPFFKLIGNVIQEEAAKYGYEAVVLSGEMDPAKQNSQLADFVAQGFDAIFLNPVDSQSAGEGVKKAGAAGVPVFTYDVDVTDEEARPFIVSHIGSDNYQGGRLAGESMMKVTGDQGKIAIINYPEATSCIYRIKGFRDYLNENNSKLQIVTDLSGKGNRNDAYAVATDILQAHPGIVGIFAINDPSGLGAYAAVAKAGKAEQIHIIAFDASPAGKQAVFEKKLYDSPQQFPRQMAVGTVDAFIKYLNGEEVPKNIFIPCAHYYYEDAVNDESRVAEKW, from the coding sequence ATGAAAAAAACTGGCCTGGCCGCGCACCTGGCGCTGGCGGCCGTCCTCGTCGCATCGGCGGCCTCCTGCGGTCCAAAACAGCAGGAAGCCCAGGGCCCCGCGCCAAAAGAGGTCAAAGGCAAGATCGGCGTCACCTGCATGGACCTCACCAACCCGTTCTTCAAGCTTATCGGCAACGTCATACAGGAAGAAGCGGCAAAGTACGGCTACGAGGCCGTCGTGTTGAGCGGCGAGATGGACCCCGCGAAGCAGAACAGCCAACTGGCCGATTTCGTCGCCCAGGGGTTTGACGCCATCTTTCTCAACCCCGTCGACTCCCAATCCGCCGGCGAAGGTGTCAAAAAAGCGGGCGCGGCGGGCGTCCCCGTGTTCACCTACGACGTGGACGTGACCGACGAGGAAGCGCGCCCCTTCATCGTTTCCCATATCGGCAGCGACAACTACCAGGGCGGACGGCTTGCCGGCGAGAGCATGATGAAAGTCACCGGCGACCAGGGAAAGATCGCCATCATCAACTATCCCGAAGCCACCTCCTGCATATACCGCATAAAAGGATTCAGAGACTACCTCAACGAAAACAACAGCAAACTCCAGATCGTCACCGATTTGAGCGGCAAAGGCAACCGTAATGACGCGTATGCCGTCGCGACGGACATCCTCCAGGCCCACCCCGGCATCGTGGGCATCTTCGCCATCAACGACCCTTCCGGTCTCGGCGCCTACGCCGCGGTCGCCAAGGCGGGCAAAGCCGAACAGATCCACATCATCGCGTTTGACGCCTCTCCCGCGGGCAAACAGGCCGTATTCGAGAAGAAACTGTACGACTCGCCGCAGCAGTTCCCCCGGCAAATGGCCGTGGGCACCGTCGACGCGTTTATCAAGTATCTGAACGGGGAAGAAGTCCCCAAGAACATCTTCATCCCGTGCGCCCATTACTATTACGAGGATGCCGTCAACGACGAGAGCCGCGTCGCCGAGAAATGGTGA
- a CDS encoding ABC transporter permease encodes MMRRLLSDYGMLLVLLALCVLFSVLTLKVQSPTGDEAVAELMATISAEFDASAIILVAGAVNTASAPFAETLGSRLHDAGFTNARVVVGTPRDLRLAADAVQAEGGVLAAIAATGDVTKWSVLELIREQHPAFAEFRLLTPSPRTWPDFLKRGNLLAIVDRIVVIAVLAIGMTMVILTAGIDLSVGSLIALSGVIGALVMKRLGGEEAPAWAVLTGFLAGSLSCGVVGGAGGMIVARFKVPPFITTLGVMMMARGLAFMLTGGFSIYQVPKALPWLGQGRTLGIPNTVILLVVLYSTAHMFMSHTRLGRHIYAVGGNEEAARLSGVPVGRVIVFVYVVSALTAGLGGCIQASQIDTGTPNMGTMYELYVIAAVVVGGTSLSGGSGHILGTLIGAFVISVIQNGMNLVGLESYTQQVVLGAVILGAVLLDKARGGGGVGAFMRKQLRSAPGEADRKEKEA; translated from the coding sequence ATGATGAGAAGACTGCTCAGCGATTACGGGATGCTCCTCGTGCTGCTCGCGCTGTGCGTGTTGTTCAGCGTCCTCACGCTGAAAGTCCAGTCTCCAACCGGCGACGAGGCCGTGGCCGAGTTGATGGCGACGATCAGCGCGGAATTCGACGCCTCGGCAATCATCCTGGTGGCGGGGGCGGTTAACACTGCTTCCGCCCCGTTTGCTGAAACGCTCGGCAGCCGCCTGCACGATGCGGGATTCACGAACGCGCGCGTGGTTGTGGGAACGCCGCGCGATCTGCGCTTGGCCGCCGACGCGGTTCAAGCGGAAGGGGGCGTATTGGCGGCCATCGCGGCCACGGGCGACGTCACCAAATGGAGCGTCCTCGAATTGATCCGCGAGCAGCACCCCGCCTTTGCGGAATTCCGCCTGCTTACCCCGTCGCCGCGCACCTGGCCGGATTTCCTGAAACGCGGCAATCTCCTGGCGATTGTCGACCGGATCGTCGTGATTGCGGTGCTCGCAATCGGCATGACCATGGTGATCTTGACGGCGGGGATCGACCTGTCGGTAGGAAGCCTGATCGCGTTGTCGGGGGTGATCGGCGCACTGGTCATGAAGCGCCTCGGCGGCGAGGAAGCCCCCGCTTGGGCGGTGCTTACTGGGTTTCTGGCGGGTTCGCTGAGTTGTGGCGTGGTCGGCGGCGCCGGCGGGATGATCGTGGCGCGGTTCAAGGTGCCGCCGTTCATCACCACGCTGGGCGTGATGATGATGGCGCGGGGCCTGGCTTTCATGCTCACGGGCGGATTCTCGATTTACCAGGTGCCCAAGGCGCTGCCCTGGCTCGGACAGGGCCGTACCCTGGGCATACCGAACACGGTCATCCTCCTGGTTGTGCTGTATTCCACGGCCCACATGTTCATGTCGCACACGCGGCTGGGGCGCCATATCTACGCCGTTGGCGGCAACGAGGAAGCCGCGCGGCTATCGGGCGTGCCGGTTGGACGCGTCATCGTTTTCGTATATGTTGTAAGCGCGCTCACCGCGGGTCTGGGCGGCTGTATTCAGGCCTCGCAGATAGACACCGGCACCCCCAACATGGGCACGATGTACGAACTCTACGTCATCGCGGCAGTGGTTGTGGGGGGCACAAGTCTGTCCGGGGGCTCGGGCCACATCCTCGGCACGTTGATCGGCGCATTTGTCATCTCGGTCATTCAAAACGGCATGAACCTCGTGGGTCTCGAGAGCTACACGCAACAGGTGGTGCTGGGCGCCGTCATTCTCGGGGCGGTATTGCTCGATAAGGCGCGCGGAGGCGGCGGCGTGGGCGCGTTCATGCGAAAACAGCTGCGCAGCGCTCCCGGCGAAGCAGACAGGAAGGAGAAAGAAGCATGA
- a CDS encoding nucleotidyltransferase family protein, whose amino-acid sequence MDLPIQFEREQLAAFCRKHHLTKLALFGSVLTDRFGPDSDVDVLFEYDPEHVPSLFDVAGMEEELSEILGRKADMRTPRDLSRYFRDEVVRTARVEYAA is encoded by the coding sequence ATGGATTTGCCCATACAGTTCGAGAGAGAGCAGCTCGCCGCCTTCTGCCGCAAGCACCATCTCACCAAGCTGGCGCTGTTCGGCTCCGTGTTGACCGACCGGTTCGGGCCGGACAGCGATGTGGACGTGCTGTTCGAATACGATCCCGAACACGTGCCCAGCCTGTTTGACGTTGCGGGAATGGAGGAGGAACTGAGCGAGATCCTCGGGCGCAAGGCCGACATGCGCACGCCCCGTGACCTGAGCCGCTACTTCCGGGACGAGGTCGTGCGAACCGCGCGGGTCGAGTATGCTGCCTGA
- a CDS encoding DUF86 domain-containing protein encodes MLPDPDRNRIQHMLDAAEQAVSFIEGRERNDLETDPQLRLALLRALEILGEAASRVTAGTRGAYPRIPWRRMANTRNRLIHAYFDIDLDIVWTTATQSVPRLVLMLREILGSQGIP; translated from the coding sequence ATGCTGCCTGACCCGGACCGAAACCGCATTCAGCACATGCTGGACGCGGCCGAGCAGGCGGTATCCTTCATCGAGGGGCGCGAACGAAACGATCTCGAAACCGACCCGCAGTTGCGCCTGGCGTTGCTGCGCGCCCTCGAGATTCTGGGAGAAGCCGCAAGCCGGGTCACTGCTGGAACGCGCGGCGCCTACCCTCGCATTCCATGGCGGCGCATGGCAAACACACGCAATCGCCTTATCCACGCCTACTTCGATATCGACCTCGACATCGTGTGGACAACCGCCACGCAGTCCGTGCCGAGACTCGTCTTGATGCTCAGGGAGATCCTCGGTTCTCAGGGCATTCCCTAG
- a CDS encoding transglutaminase-like domain-containing protein, producing MRRATQAAILFICTAAAVLVSCVCARNGLPANSKGGEGIETMLDFYRTQSAWTDPGEHLSMYEGIPDGIGEVVEVVQNVLVHGGLLWLYELTPTEQQGGGMNIRKTAEMLERIAQLKSGSITIPRAADQRLVVNCRQFAVLTCSILRSKGVPARVRAGYALYTWRQGKYENHWICEYWHPAERRWVQVDAQIDAAQRKLMQIDFDTLDMPQGRFVVAGEGWQRYRQGEVGEEAFGLGGRDGWNAMGWRMVMPNVVCDTMALNKDELLPWDVPPYWSKEQAGMSAADTELIDRLAAAHWSESRSLYDSHPALHMPKDFEKQKQK from the coding sequence ATGAGAAGAGCTACACAGGCCGCGATCTTGTTCATCTGTACGGCGGCAGCGGTCCTGGTCTCGTGCGTCTGCGCAAGAAACGGCCTTCCGGCCAATTCCAAAGGGGGAGAGGGGATAGAAACCATGCTCGATTTTTACCGGACCCAGAGTGCGTGGACAGACCCGGGAGAACATCTTTCCATGTATGAGGGGATTCCGGACGGAATCGGAGAGGTCGTGGAGGTGGTCCAGAATGTGCTTGTGCACGGAGGACTACTGTGGCTTTATGAGCTGACCCCGACCGAACAGCAGGGCGGCGGCATGAACATCCGGAAGACAGCGGAAATGCTCGAGCGAATCGCGCAACTCAAATCGGGGAGTATCACCATTCCCCGTGCGGCAGACCAGCGGCTCGTGGTCAACTGCCGGCAGTTCGCGGTCCTCACTTGCTCCATTCTGCGGTCCAAGGGCGTGCCCGCGCGCGTTCGGGCAGGCTACGCGCTCTACACATGGCGTCAAGGCAAATACGAAAACCATTGGATTTGCGAGTATTGGCATCCGGCTGAGCGGCGGTGGGTCCAGGTTGACGCCCAGATTGATGCCGCGCAGAGAAAGTTGATGCAGATCGACTTCGACACGCTGGACATGCCTCAAGGGCGCTTCGTTGTGGCGGGCGAAGGTTGGCAACGATACCGCCAAGGCGAGGTCGGCGAGGAGGCCTTCGGGCTGGGCGGAAGAGATGGCTGGAACGCCATGGGGTGGCGCATGGTCATGCCGAACGTCGTCTGCGACACCATGGCTTTGAACAAGGATGAATTGCTGCCTTGGGACGTGCCACCCTACTGGTCGAAAGAGCAGGCCGGGATGTCCGCCGCCGACACCGAACTGATCGACCGGTTGGCGGCAGCGCATTGGAGCGAGAGCCGGTCACTGTATGACAGCCATCCGGCCTTACACATGCCGAAGGACTTCGAGAAGCAGAAGCAGAAATGA